In the Oncorhynchus tshawytscha isolate Ot180627B linkage group LG17, Otsh_v2.0, whole genome shotgun sequence genome, one interval contains:
- the LOC112217155 gene encoding UPF0606 protein KIAA1549 isoform X3: protein MAGGVDSNGTTAKRSSSRSSSSPSSRWPGATPPKDTSPHGNTDAASVDDEAQGIHLLLRPPDLLSPSHPLPLPPHSQPTLTPPPPWEHAPSLEEAWGSGDYLETLSFMGPEGEELALATPLPSHTYDPDDGASYDTSFPSRPTLPLSSSLLRPYTSPTSPLREGLPFTHPAQPEGYPHWDEEDYDLGDIFPLEPTELLLPDMNSLEYYTNLLARERDEEREREREWEIDREREREQERDRERERDRNGEGDRDREIVIPPPKTTPKLGITPTTTTKTHIHTQPPSPSPSTGPPPARDHKHPLVPSAGPTPPLTLSPILWEGQGTSTPGVRPTSRVPPHPPVPRPRVPPATPGRHPPLPPSNTTSLARPPMLRPPGREPIKPPPPVTEVPSNRPTTTTKATTVTTTTPGTLAGITRTPPAPPGRQYLCNVTKPDMYLVRVVLPKSGSTVGFGQVRDILKREFNRSVELQFLRTPSSLAFRVVAGPLIFTAMSVVNALRQSTRSSSLFPTVSPLYGIPDHKYQIHSVLQFVPGHVDVRVCNFSERVERGLLMAYTETRRRAHEFGNVTVQLLNITMGQAKPQGDQKVPVDITFALLDGRGYLLGSEVSGHLRHLSTVEFSFYLGFPALQIAEPFHYPELNVSHHLRSSWVRTVLLGVQEQTVTERSFKARLERRLALLLEEGLGDGSQRPRWKRSTAVGNNSLQVVRVSRLAGSGRSLEVVYFVEGPEGERVPADATAATLNRLELQRAAIVLGHRVQRPLAQPVETLTVPPSETQSSSIWLIVGVVVPVLLAIFIIIILYWKLCGSEKLEFQPDAINTIQQRQKLQASSVKGFDFAKLHLGQHSKDDIMVIQEPGALPVPIKESTPSEGGDLNTPKSKGSSTKAARANRRRGRLSPSDGDSLGSDQSSGRESAEETTRHVGTPHEGKPHRNKTPKNVPPAGSGPDELLSSSSIFDHVDRLSRGSSDGRGRQANKVQLIAMQPRPSPPQRSHSPTITERVSAEVALRHKSEIEHHRNKLRQRAKRRGQCEFPSMDDILDAFGQAQEEAGQGGCPQRLYSSAHDHMDSILHPDHPSPPTPGESRKRGRRSPRSRRRQQGNGSLPDTDRLTDRDRLLTDNSATYRKYPGLNNVAYMSDPDLPPDHGSPSPNDEVFDHAPPPPPYVPPQPSIEEARQQMHSLLDDAFALVSPSSQGSVSVGVTQVSPALPSPSPSPQTHPSRQWGSYPAAPTHSPFSARYAELGMSPSSIQGLSQRQGLGSGAYVTEEEQLQDSVYANRGQYEEPPSSSRPRPVGGSTGAQLHHLTQVGLSSRISAYPGVGRSVSGPTGSSWNQQPLDQDLSRPGASRETVLSFPEFSSSGVFQMPSSSLGDHSVPPMLLAPPTPEFPLDESSPSAQSSASLIKAIREELRRLAQKQVAVASSYS, encoded by the exons atggcag GCGGTGTGGACTCCAACGGAACGACAGCAAAACGGTCGTCATCGCGGTCGTCATCGTCACCCTCTTCCAGATGGCCAGGCGCCACCCCACCCAAAGACACTAGTCCCCATGGTAACACTGATGCTGCCTCAGTGGACGATGAAGCTCAGGGCATACATCTCCTCCTGAGACCCCCGGACCTGCTGTCCCCCAGCCACCCCCTTCCTCTGCCCCCCCACAGCCAGCCCACCCTCACCCCTCCACCGCCCTGGGAACACGCCCCCTCCCTAGAGGAGGCCTGGGGGTCCGGTGACTACCTGGAAACGCTCTCCTTCATGGGCCCAGAGGGGGAGGAACTGGCCCTGGCCACACCCTTACCCAGTCACACCTACGACCCTGACGACGGGGCCTCCTATGACACCTCCTTCCCCTCCCGCCCaaccctccccctgtcctccagcCTCCTCCGACCCTATACgtcccccacctcccccctccGGGAGGGTCTCCCCTTCACTCACCCTGCCCAGCCTGAGGGATACCCTCACTGGGATGAAGAAGACTATGACCTGGGGGACATTTTTCCTCTGGAGCCCACGGAGCTGCTGCTGCCAGATATGAACAGTCTGGAGTACTACACCAATCtgctggccagagagagagacgaggagagggaaagggagcgaGAATGGGAGATAGACAGGGAAAGGGAgcgagaacaggagagagacagggaaagggagagggatcgaaatggagaaggagacagagatagagaaattGTTATCCCACCCCCAAAGACCACCCCCAAACTTGGCATCACACCTACCACtaccacaaaaacacacatacacactcagcccccatccccctcccctagCACAGGGCCCCCTCCTGCCCGGGACCACAAGCACCCTCTTGTCCCCTCAGCAGGTCCAACCCCTCCCCTGACCCTCTCACCCATTCTCTGGGAGGGTCAGGGTACCTCCACCCCTGGAGTTAGACCCACCTCCAGAGTACCCCCTCATCCTCCTGTTCCGCGGCCCAGAGTCCCCCCAGCTACCCCTGGCAGACACCCTCCACTGCCCCCATCTAACACCACCAGCCTGGCTCGCCCCCCCATGCTGCGACCTCCAGGGAGGGAACCCATAAAACCACCACCACCTGTGACCGAGGTCCCCAGCAACCGACCGACGACCACTACCAAGGCAACCACTGTTACCACGACAACCCCTGGTACCCTGGCGGGCATCACCCGGACTCCCCCAGCCCCTCCAGGACGCCAGTATCTGTGTAACGTCACCAAGCCTGACATGTACCTGGTCAGAGTGG TCCTGCCAAAGTCTGGCTCCACTGTGGGCTTTGGCCAGGTCAGGGACATCTTGAAGAGGGAATTCAACCGCTCAGTGGAGTTGCAG TTCCTGAGAACTCCGTCTAGCCTTGCGTTCCGTGTTGTGGCGGGACCTCTGATCTTCACCGCCATGTCTGTCGTCAACGCTCTGCGCCAATCAACACGAAGCTCCTCCTTGTTCCCCACTGTCTCACCTCTCTATGGCATACCTGATCACAAGTACCAGATACACTCTG tgCTGCAGTTTGTGCCCGGTCACgtggatgtgcgtgtgtgtaacttCAGTGAGCGAGTGGAGAGAGGACTGCTGATGGCCTACACAGAGACACGCAGACGTGCACATGAATTTGGCAACGTTACTGTACAG CTTCTGAACATCACCATGGGTCAGGCCAAGCCGCAGGGTGACCAGAAGGTTCCGGTGGACATCACGTTTGCGTTGCTGGATGGGCGGGGCTACCTGTTGGGGTCAGAGGTTAGCGGTCACCTGAGACACCTAAGCACGGTGGAGTTCAGCTTCTACCTGGGCTTCCCCGCGCTGCAGATCGCTGAAC ccTTCCACTACCCCGAGCTGAACGTTTCTCACCATCTACGCTCCTCCTGGGTCCGCACCG TGTTACTGGGTGTCCAGGAGCAGACGGTGACTGAGCGGAGCTTCAAGGCTCGTCTGGAGCGCCGTCTGGCCCTGCTGCTGGAGGAGGGGCTGGGGGACGGGAGTCAACGACCCCGCTGGAAAAGATCCACGGCCGTGGGCAACAACAGCTTACAG GTGGTGCGTGTGTCGAGGCTGGCAGGTTCAGGGCGTTCTCTGGAAGTGGTGTATTTCGTGGAGggaccagagggggagagagtcccTGCTGATGCCACCGCTGCCACCCTCAACCGCCTGGAGCTGCAACGGGCTGCCATCGTACTGGGGCACCGCGTCCAGAGACCCCTTGCCCAGC CTGTGGAGACCCTGACGGTGCCCCCGTCTGAGACTCAGAGCAGCAGTATCTGGCTGATTGTGGGGGTGGTGGTGCCTGTCCTGCTGgctatcttcatcatcatcatcctctacTGGAAACTGTGCGGCTCGGAGAAGCTGGAGTTCCAGCCTGACGCCATCAACACCATCCAGCAGAGACAGAAG ctgcagGCTTCCAGTGTGAAAGGGTTTGACTTCGCCAAGCTCCACCTGGGGCAGCACAGTAAGGATGACATCATGGTGATCCAGGAGCCTGGTGCCCTCCCTGTGCCCATCAAAGAGTCCACCCCCTCTGAGGGAGGGGATCTCAACACTCCCAAATCCAAGGGCTCCTCCACCAAGGCGGCCCGCGCTAACCGCCGTAGGGGGAG ACTGTCCCCGTCAGATGGTGACTCGTTAGGTAGCGACCAATCGAGTGGCAGGGAGTCTGCAGAGGAGACCACCAGACATGTGGGCACGCCCCACGAGGGGAAACCGCATCGAAACAAAACGCCCAAGAATG TCCCTCCCGCAGGCAGTGGTCCAGATGAgctgctctcctcttcctccatctttgACCATGTGGACCGTCTGTCCCGAGGCTCGTCTGACGGCAGGGGTCGCCAGGCCAACAAGGTCCAGCTGATTGCCATGCAGCCCCGGCCCAGCCCACCACAACGCTCACACAGCCCTACCATCACAGAGAGGGTCAGCGCAGAG GTGGCTCTGAGACATAAGTCTGAGATCGAGCACCACAGGAACAAGCTGCGTCAGCGGGCTAAGAGGCGGGGCCAGTGTGAGTTCCCCTCTATGGATGACATCCTGGATGCCTTCGGGCAGGCTCAAGAGGAGGCGGGGCAGGGAGGGTGTCCCCAGCGCCTCTACAGCTCAGCCCATGACCACATGGACAGCATCTTGCACCCCGACCACCCCTCGCCCCCCACCCCAGGGGAATCCAGGAAGAG GGGGAGGCGCTCTCCTCGAAGCCGGCGGAGGCAGCAGGGGAACGGCAGTCtgccagacacagacagactgacggaCAGAGACCGCCTGCTCACAGACAACAGCGCCACCTACAGGAAATACCCTGGACTCAACAATGTGGCCTACATG tctgacCCAGACCTACCTCCAGACCACGGCAGCCCCTCCCCTAACGACGAGGTGTTTGACCACGCCCCTCCCCCGCCCCCCTATGTGCCCCCCCAGCCGTCCATCGAGGAGGCGCGGCAACAGATGCACTCCCTATTGGACGATGCCTTCGCCCTGGTGTCGCCCTCCTCCCAGGGCAGCGTCAGTGTCGGGGTCACGCAGGTCAGCCCCGCCCTGCcaagcccctctccctccccacagaCACACCCATCACGCCAGTGGGGCTCCTACCCCGCAGCCCCCACACACAGCCCCTTCTCTGCG AGGTATGCAGAGTTGGGGATGTCTCCCTCGTCAATACAAGGCCTGTCGCAGAG gcagGGCCTGGGTTCAGGGGCCTATGTTACCGAAGAGGAGCAGTTGCAGGATTCTGTTTACGCCAACAGGGGGCAGTATGAagagcccccctcctcctccagacctCGGCCTGTTGGGGGAAGCACAG GTGCTCAGCTGCATCACCTGACTCAGGTGGGCTTGTCGAGCCGGATCAGTGCGTACCCTGGGGTGGGCCGCAGCGTCTCTGGGCCAACAGGCTCCAGCTGGAACCAGCAGCCTTTAGACCAGGACCTCTCCAGACCCGGAGCCAGCAGGGAGACT gTGCTGTCGTTCCCTGAGTTCTCCTCCTCCGGTGTGTTTCAGATGCCCAGCTCCTCTCTGGGAGACCATTCTGTCCCCCCAATGCTCCTGGCCCCTCCCACTCCAGAGTTCCCCCTAGACGAGTCCTCCCCCTCAGCCCAAAGCTCCGCCTCCCTCATCAAGGCCATCAGGGAGGAGCTACGACGGCTCGCCCAGAAACAGGTTGCTGTGGCCAGCAGTTATTCCTAG
- the LOC112217155 gene encoding UPF0606 protein KIAA1549 isoform X2, which yields MEILMSACSRMCPGVSQGLRTNCAHLLVASLLVSMTMSSSPVAGGVDSNGTTAKRSSSRSSSSPSSRWPGATPPKDTSPHGNTDAASVDDEAQGIHLLLRPPDLLSPSHPLPLPPHSQPTLTPPPPWEHAPSLEEAWGSGDYLETLSFMGPEGEELALATPLPSHTYDPDDGASYDTSFPSRPTLPLSSSLLRPYTSPTSPLREGLPFTHPAQPEGYPHWDEEDYDLGDIFPLEPTELLLPDMNSLEYYTNLLARERDEEREREREWEIDREREREQERDRERERDRNGEGDRDREIVIPPPKTTPKLGITPTTTTKTHIHTQPPSPSPSTGPPPARDHKHPLVPSAGPTPPLTLSPILWEGQGTSTPGVRPTSRVPPHPPVPRPRVPPATPGRHPPLPPSNTTSLARPPMLRPPGREPIKPPPPVTEVPSNRPTTTTKATTVTTTTPGTLAGITRTPPAPPGRQYLCNVTKPDMYLVRVVLPKSGSTVGFGQVRDILKREFNRSVELQFLRTPSSLAFRVVAGPLIFTAMSVVNALRQSTRSSSLFPTVSPLYGIPDHKYQIHSVLQFVPGHVDVRVCNFSERVERGLLMAYTETRRRAHEFGNVTVQLLNITMGQAKPQGDQKVPVDITFALLDGRGYLLGSEVSGHLRHLSTVEFSFYLGFPALQIAEPFHYPELNVSHHLRSSWVRTVLLGVQEQTVTERSFKARLERRLALLLEEGLGDGSQRPRWKRSTAVGNNSLQVVRVSRLAGSGRSLEVVYFVEGPEGERVPADATAATLNRLELQRAAIVLGHRVQRPLAQPVETLTVPPSETQSSSIWLIVGVVVPVLLAIFIIIILYWKLCGSEKLEFQPDAINTIQQRQKLQASSVKGFDFAKLHLGQHSKDDIMVIQEPGALPVPIKESTPSEGGDLNTPKSKGSSTKAARANRRRGRLSPSDGDSLGSDQSSGRESAEETTRHVGTPHEGKPHRNKTPKNVPPAGSGPDELLSSSSIFDHVDRLSRGSSDGRGRQANKVQLIAMQPRPSPPQRSHSPTITERVSAEVALRHKSEIEHHRNKLRQRAKRRGQCEFPSMDDILDAFGQAQEEAGQGGCPQRLYSSAHDHMDSILHPDHPSPPTPGESRKRGRRSPRSRRRQQGNGSLPDTDRLTDRDRLLTDNSATYRKYPGLNNVAYMSDPDLPPDHGSPSPNDEVFDHAPPPPPYVPPQPSIEEARQQMHSLLDDAFALVSPSSQGSVSVGVTQRYAELGMSPSSIQGLSQRQGLGSGAYVTEEEQLQDSVYANRGQYEEPPSSSRPRPVGGSTGAQLHHLTQVGLSSRISAYPGVGRSVSGPTGSSWNQQPLDQDLSRPGASRETVLSFPEFSSSGVFQMPSSSLGDHSVPPMLLAPPTPEFPLDESSPSAQSSASLIKAIREELRRLAQKQVAVASSYS from the exons ATGGAGATTCTGATGAGCGCGTGTTCGAGGATGTGCCCCGGAGTCTCTCAGGGCCTGCGCACTAATTGCGCGCACCTGCTGGTAGCATCGTTGCTGGTGTCCATGACGATGTCAAGCTCACCTGTTGCAG GCGGTGTGGACTCCAACGGAACGACAGCAAAACGGTCGTCATCGCGGTCGTCATCGTCACCCTCTTCCAGATGGCCAGGCGCCACCCCACCCAAAGACACTAGTCCCCATGGTAACACTGATGCTGCCTCAGTGGACGATGAAGCTCAGGGCATACATCTCCTCCTGAGACCCCCGGACCTGCTGTCCCCCAGCCACCCCCTTCCTCTGCCCCCCCACAGCCAGCCCACCCTCACCCCTCCACCGCCCTGGGAACACGCCCCCTCCCTAGAGGAGGCCTGGGGGTCCGGTGACTACCTGGAAACGCTCTCCTTCATGGGCCCAGAGGGGGAGGAACTGGCCCTGGCCACACCCTTACCCAGTCACACCTACGACCCTGACGACGGGGCCTCCTATGACACCTCCTTCCCCTCCCGCCCaaccctccccctgtcctccagcCTCCTCCGACCCTATACgtcccccacctcccccctccGGGAGGGTCTCCCCTTCACTCACCCTGCCCAGCCTGAGGGATACCCTCACTGGGATGAAGAAGACTATGACCTGGGGGACATTTTTCCTCTGGAGCCCACGGAGCTGCTGCTGCCAGATATGAACAGTCTGGAGTACTACACCAATCtgctggccagagagagagacgaggagagggaaagggagcgaGAATGGGAGATAGACAGGGAAAGGGAgcgagaacaggagagagacagggaaagggagagggatcgaaatggagaaggagacagagatagagaaattGTTATCCCACCCCCAAAGACCACCCCCAAACTTGGCATCACACCTACCACtaccacaaaaacacacatacacactcagcccccatccccctcccctagCACAGGGCCCCCTCCTGCCCGGGACCACAAGCACCCTCTTGTCCCCTCAGCAGGTCCAACCCCTCCCCTGACCCTCTCACCCATTCTCTGGGAGGGTCAGGGTACCTCCACCCCTGGAGTTAGACCCACCTCCAGAGTACCCCCTCATCCTCCTGTTCCGCGGCCCAGAGTCCCCCCAGCTACCCCTGGCAGACACCCTCCACTGCCCCCATCTAACACCACCAGCCTGGCTCGCCCCCCCATGCTGCGACCTCCAGGGAGGGAACCCATAAAACCACCACCACCTGTGACCGAGGTCCCCAGCAACCGACCGACGACCACTACCAAGGCAACCACTGTTACCACGACAACCCCTGGTACCCTGGCGGGCATCACCCGGACTCCCCCAGCCCCTCCAGGACGCCAGTATCTGTGTAACGTCACCAAGCCTGACATGTACCTGGTCAGAGTGG TCCTGCCAAAGTCTGGCTCCACTGTGGGCTTTGGCCAGGTCAGGGACATCTTGAAGAGGGAATTCAACCGCTCAGTGGAGTTGCAG TTCCTGAGAACTCCGTCTAGCCTTGCGTTCCGTGTTGTGGCGGGACCTCTGATCTTCACCGCCATGTCTGTCGTCAACGCTCTGCGCCAATCAACACGAAGCTCCTCCTTGTTCCCCACTGTCTCACCTCTCTATGGCATACCTGATCACAAGTACCAGATACACTCTG tgCTGCAGTTTGTGCCCGGTCACgtggatgtgcgtgtgtgtaacttCAGTGAGCGAGTGGAGAGAGGACTGCTGATGGCCTACACAGAGACACGCAGACGTGCACATGAATTTGGCAACGTTACTGTACAG CTTCTGAACATCACCATGGGTCAGGCCAAGCCGCAGGGTGACCAGAAGGTTCCGGTGGACATCACGTTTGCGTTGCTGGATGGGCGGGGCTACCTGTTGGGGTCAGAGGTTAGCGGTCACCTGAGACACCTAAGCACGGTGGAGTTCAGCTTCTACCTGGGCTTCCCCGCGCTGCAGATCGCTGAAC ccTTCCACTACCCCGAGCTGAACGTTTCTCACCATCTACGCTCCTCCTGGGTCCGCACCG TGTTACTGGGTGTCCAGGAGCAGACGGTGACTGAGCGGAGCTTCAAGGCTCGTCTGGAGCGCCGTCTGGCCCTGCTGCTGGAGGAGGGGCTGGGGGACGGGAGTCAACGACCCCGCTGGAAAAGATCCACGGCCGTGGGCAACAACAGCTTACAG GTGGTGCGTGTGTCGAGGCTGGCAGGTTCAGGGCGTTCTCTGGAAGTGGTGTATTTCGTGGAGggaccagagggggagagagtcccTGCTGATGCCACCGCTGCCACCCTCAACCGCCTGGAGCTGCAACGGGCTGCCATCGTACTGGGGCACCGCGTCCAGAGACCCCTTGCCCAGC CTGTGGAGACCCTGACGGTGCCCCCGTCTGAGACTCAGAGCAGCAGTATCTGGCTGATTGTGGGGGTGGTGGTGCCTGTCCTGCTGgctatcttcatcatcatcatcctctacTGGAAACTGTGCGGCTCGGAGAAGCTGGAGTTCCAGCCTGACGCCATCAACACCATCCAGCAGAGACAGAAG ctgcagGCTTCCAGTGTGAAAGGGTTTGACTTCGCCAAGCTCCACCTGGGGCAGCACAGTAAGGATGACATCATGGTGATCCAGGAGCCTGGTGCCCTCCCTGTGCCCATCAAAGAGTCCACCCCCTCTGAGGGAGGGGATCTCAACACTCCCAAATCCAAGGGCTCCTCCACCAAGGCGGCCCGCGCTAACCGCCGTAGGGGGAG ACTGTCCCCGTCAGATGGTGACTCGTTAGGTAGCGACCAATCGAGTGGCAGGGAGTCTGCAGAGGAGACCACCAGACATGTGGGCACGCCCCACGAGGGGAAACCGCATCGAAACAAAACGCCCAAGAATG TCCCTCCCGCAGGCAGTGGTCCAGATGAgctgctctcctcttcctccatctttgACCATGTGGACCGTCTGTCCCGAGGCTCGTCTGACGGCAGGGGTCGCCAGGCCAACAAGGTCCAGCTGATTGCCATGCAGCCCCGGCCCAGCCCACCACAACGCTCACACAGCCCTACCATCACAGAGAGGGTCAGCGCAGAG GTGGCTCTGAGACATAAGTCTGAGATCGAGCACCACAGGAACAAGCTGCGTCAGCGGGCTAAGAGGCGGGGCCAGTGTGAGTTCCCCTCTATGGATGACATCCTGGATGCCTTCGGGCAGGCTCAAGAGGAGGCGGGGCAGGGAGGGTGTCCCCAGCGCCTCTACAGCTCAGCCCATGACCACATGGACAGCATCTTGCACCCCGACCACCCCTCGCCCCCCACCCCAGGGGAATCCAGGAAGAG GGGGAGGCGCTCTCCTCGAAGCCGGCGGAGGCAGCAGGGGAACGGCAGTCtgccagacacagacagactgacggaCAGAGACCGCCTGCTCACAGACAACAGCGCCACCTACAGGAAATACCCTGGACTCAACAATGTGGCCTACATG tctgacCCAGACCTACCTCCAGACCACGGCAGCCCCTCCCCTAACGACGAGGTGTTTGACCACGCCCCTCCCCCGCCCCCCTATGTGCCCCCCCAGCCGTCCATCGAGGAGGCGCGGCAACAGATGCACTCCCTATTGGACGATGCCTTCGCCCTGGTGTCGCCCTCCTCCCAGGGCAGCGTCAGTGTCGGGGTCACGCAG AGGTATGCAGAGTTGGGGATGTCTCCCTCGTCAATACAAGGCCTGTCGCAGAG gcagGGCCTGGGTTCAGGGGCCTATGTTACCGAAGAGGAGCAGTTGCAGGATTCTGTTTACGCCAACAGGGGGCAGTATGAagagcccccctcctcctccagacctCGGCCTGTTGGGGGAAGCACAG GTGCTCAGCTGCATCACCTGACTCAGGTGGGCTTGTCGAGCCGGATCAGTGCGTACCCTGGGGTGGGCCGCAGCGTCTCTGGGCCAACAGGCTCCAGCTGGAACCAGCAGCCTTTAGACCAGGACCTCTCCAGACCCGGAGCCAGCAGGGAGACT gTGCTGTCGTTCCCTGAGTTCTCCTCCTCCGGTGTGTTTCAGATGCCCAGCTCCTCTCTGGGAGACCATTCTGTCCCCCCAATGCTCCTGGCCCCTCCCACTCCAGAGTTCCCCCTAGACGAGTCCTCCCCCTCAGCCCAAAGCTCCGCCTCCCTCATCAAGGCCATCAGGGAGGAGCTACGACGGCTCGCCCAGAAACAGGTTGCTGTGGCCAGCAGTTATTCCTAG